A genomic segment from Triticum dicoccoides isolate Atlit2015 ecotype Zavitan chromosome 1A, WEW_v2.0, whole genome shotgun sequence encodes:
- the LOC119348839 gene encoding uncharacterized protein LOC119348839, whose product MAPSPAAAVKTTRATCVLLILLLLADGRSRPVAGQAPPAPEEAVAIEADADGRGNGTRGGGRSAGTPKELSAIDCQVCESTCRVKCLVNNLLQWGSCYQHCKADNCNEWCR is encoded by the coding sequence ATGGCGCCATCCCCGGCCGCCGCCGTGAAGACGACGAGAGCGACGTGCGTGCTGTTGATCCTGCTCCTGTTGGCCGACGGGCGGTCGAGGCCCGTGGCTGGGCAGGCGCCACCGGCGCCCGAGGAGGCCGTGGCAATCGAGGCGGATGCCGACGGCCGTGGAAACGGCACCCGCGGCGGCGGCAGGAGCGCCGGGACGCCGAAGGAGTTGAGCGCCATCGACTGCCAGGTCTGCGAGTCGACGTGTCGGGTCAAGTGCCTCGTCAACAACCTCTTGCAGTGGGGCAGCTGCTACCAGCACTGCAAGGCCGACAACTGCAACGAGTGGTGTAGGTAG
- the LOC119356616 gene encoding uncharacterized protein LOC119356616, which translates to MAPCRATVVKTRAVCVLLLLLLLSADVRPQSVDGQAPPAPEVAVTIEADADSRGNGTRAGGAGNTARKVLSTIDCQICESTCRVKCLINNLFQWGTCYQRCKADNCNDWCR; encoded by the coding sequence ATGGCGCCATGCCGAGCCACCGTCGTGAAGACGAGAGCGGTgtgcgtgctcctcctcctcctcctcctgtcggcCGACGTGCGGCCACAGTCCGTGGATGGGCAGGCGCCACCGGCTCCAGAGGTGGCCGTGACAATCGAAGCAGACGCCGACAGCCGCGGCAATGGCACCCGCGCCGGCGGCGCTGGGAACACCGCGAGGAAGGTGCTGAGCACCATCGACTGTCAGATCTGCGAGTCGACGTGCCGGGTCAAGTGCCTCATCAACAACCTCTTCCAGTGGGGCACCTGCTACCAGCGCTGCAAGGCCGACAATTGCAACGACTGGTGTAGGTAG